The Arcobacter sp. LA11 genome segment TGTTAGAATTATTAAAATTAAGTTCTCATACAACTTTTAATGCAATATCAGTAGATGGTGATACATCTACAAATGATACAATTTTATTATTAGCAAATAAAAAATCAAATTCATATGATAAAGAGGCTTTCAAAGAAGCTTTACGTTTAGTAATGCATGATATGGCCATGTTAATGGTTGCAGATGGTGAAGGTGCAAAAAAAGCGGTTGCTTTTGAAGTAATTGGAGCTAAAACAAATGATGAGGCAGAAATAGCTGCAAAAGCTCTTTCAAACTCACTATTAGTAAAAACTGCACTTTATGGAGAAGATCCAAATTTTGGTCGTATAGCTTCAACTATAGGTGCTAGTAGAATTACTTGTGATGAAAGTAGTTTAGTTATCTCTTATAATGATGTTATTGTATTTAACAAAGGTGAAATTTGTTTTGATGAAGTACAAGAAGCTAAAGCTTCAAAGGTGCTTGAAAATGATAAATATAAAGTTATATGTGATATAGGAATAGGTGAAGGTAAATTTACTGCATATGGTTGTGACTTAGGTTATGAATATGTAAAGATAAATGCAGATTATCGTACATAATTTAAATATAAAGAATAGTTATCTCTTGAGTCATATTATTACAAAATATTAAGTGAGTAATTGTTATAATTTTAATATAAATTTTACTAAGAGGAAAAGCCAATGTTTCACGAATATAGAGATATTATCACAGACTTAAAACAAAATGATGGACACTTTGTAAAAGTGTTTGACAAACATAATGACTTAGATGAAGAGATTATTGAAATGGAAAAAAACCATGCTGATCAATTTGAAGTTGAAGTAAAGAAAAAAGAGAAGCTAAAGCTTAAAGATGAAGTTTATAATCTAATTATTAAACATAAAAAAGAGAACAATTTATAAGATTTATAATTGTTTTGTAAAAGGGGTGAAAGTTTTTTGACTTTCATCCCTTTTTTTTTGCTTAAAATCTTAATCATAAGCCTTATACTAAGCCTTTTTTAGATAAAATATCTAAATTTTATATATAAAGGCATTTTTTAATGGAAAACCTTTTCGAAAATCAAGATATTATTGATATAAATATTGAAGACAGTATTAAAGCTTCATACTTAGATTATTCTATGAGTGTAATTATTGGTAGGGCACTACCTGATGCAAAAGATGGTTTAAAACCTGTACACAGAAGAATTCTTTATGCAATGCATGATTTAAATATGAGTGCACGTGCTCCATATAAGAAGTCAGCAAGAATTGTTGGTGATGTTATTGGTAAGTACCATCCACATGGTGATACTTCTGTTTATGATGCATTAGTTAGAATGGCACAGGACTTCTCTATGAGAGAACCTTTAATTGATGGACAAGGAAACTTTGGTTCTGTTGATGGTGATAATGCAGCAGCGATGAGATATACAGAGTCAAGATTTACTAAAATTTCTGAAGATATTTTAAGAGATATTGATAAAGATACAGTAAACTTTACTCCAAACTATGATGATACTTTAAAAGAACCAGCGGTTCTTCCAACTAGAGTTCCTACATTACTTATGAATGGTTCAGAAGGTATTGCAGTTGGTATGGCAACAAAAATCCCACCACATAACTTAGGTGAGTTATTAGATGCTATTTTACATACAATTGATAATCCTGAAGCAACTGCTGATGAGTTAATGCAATTTATCCAAGGTCCAGATTTCCCAACTGGTGGAACAATCTTTGGTAGACGTGGAATAATTGATGCGTATAACACAGGTCGTGGTAGAGTTAAGATTAGAGCTAAACATCATATTGAAACTAAAGGTAAAAAAGAAGTTATTGTTTTAGATGAACTTCCATACCAAGTTAATAAGTCAAGACTTATTGAACAAATTGCTAATTTAGCAAAAGATAAAGCTATTGAAGGAATTTCAGAAGTTAGAGATGAGTCAGATAGAGAAGGTATTAGAGTTGTAATTGAACTTAAAAAAGATGCAATGTCTGAGATTGTATTAAACAATCTTTATAAGTCAACTCCAATGGAAACTACATTTGGAATCATTCTTTTAGCAGTATATAATAAAGAGCCAAAAGTATTTAAGTTACCAGAGATTTTAAATGTTTTCCTATCACATAGAAAAACTGTAATTATTAGAAGAACAATATTTGATTTAGAAAAAGCAAAAGCAAGAGCACATATCTTAGAAGGTCTAAAAATTGCCCTTGATAATATTGATGAAGTTGTTAAGATTATTAGAGCGTCTTCAAATGATGCTGAAGCTAAAGAGAGTTTACAACAAAGATTTGGATTAAGTACTATCCAATCTCAAGCTATTTTAGATATGAGATTAGGAAGATTAACAGGTCTTCAAAGAGATAAATTAGAAGCTGAATATCAAGAGTTATTAGCACTTATTGCTGAACTTGAAGAGATTTTAAAGTCTGAAGATAGATTAAATGAAATTATAAAAGAAGAATTACTTGAAATAAAAGAAAAGTATGCGACTCCTAGATTAACAGAAATTGAAGATTCATACGATGAAATTGATATGGAAGATTTAATTCCAAATGAGCCAATGGTAGTTACTATTACTCATAATGGATATGTAAAAAGAGTTCCAATTAAATCATATGAAAAACAAAGACGTGGAGGAAAAGGTAAAATAGCCGTAACAACACACGATGATGACTTTATTGAAAGATTCTTTGTATCTAATACCCATGATACCTTGATGTTTGTTACCAATATGGGACAACTGTACTGGTTGAAAGTATATAGAATACCAGAAGGTTCTAGAACTGCAAAAGGTAAAGCGGTTGTTAATTTAATTAATTTAAGACCTGATGAAAAAATTATGGAAATTATTCCAACTTCTGATTTTGATGAGTCTAAATCTTTAGCCTTCTTTACTAGAAATGGTATTGTAAAAAGAACATCATTATCTGAGTTCTCAAATATCAGATCAAATGGTGTAAGAGCTATTGTTCTTGATGAGATGGATGAGATTGTTACAGCTAAGATTACAGATGTAGAGTCTC includes the following:
- a CDS encoding YdcH family protein produces the protein MFHEYRDIITDLKQNDGHFVKVFDKHNDLDEEIIEMEKNHADQFEVEVKKKEKLKLKDEVYNLIIKHKKENNL
- the gyrA gene encoding DNA gyrase subunit A, with product MENLFENQDIIDINIEDSIKASYLDYSMSVIIGRALPDAKDGLKPVHRRILYAMHDLNMSARAPYKKSARIVGDVIGKYHPHGDTSVYDALVRMAQDFSMREPLIDGQGNFGSVDGDNAAAMRYTESRFTKISEDILRDIDKDTVNFTPNYDDTLKEPAVLPTRVPTLLMNGSEGIAVGMATKIPPHNLGELLDAILHTIDNPEATADELMQFIQGPDFPTGGTIFGRRGIIDAYNTGRGRVKIRAKHHIETKGKKEVIVLDELPYQVNKSRLIEQIANLAKDKAIEGISEVRDESDREGIRVVIELKKDAMSEIVLNNLYKSTPMETTFGIILLAVYNKEPKVFKLPEILNVFLSHRKTVIIRRTIFDLEKAKARAHILEGLKIALDNIDEVVKIIRASSNDAEAKESLQQRFGLSTIQSQAILDMRLGRLTGLQRDKLEAEYQELLALIAELEEILKSEDRLNEIIKEELLEIKEKYATPRLTEIEDSYDEIDMEDLIPNEPMVVTITHNGYVKRVPIKSYEKQRRGGKGKIAVTTHDDDFIERFFVSNTHDTLMFVTNMGQLYWLKVYRIPEGSRTAKGKAVVNLINLRPDEKIMEIIPTSDFDESKSLAFFTRNGIVKRTSLSEFSNIRSNGVRAIVLDEMDEIVTAKITDVESQYLMIFTSLGQCIRFDIDKTREQGRSTRGVRGIKFKHETDFVVDADVISSDEQELLPISEKGIGKRTTVSEYRLTNRAGSGVISMKLSNKTGNVVGEVLVDETQDLMALTSIGKMIRVDMQTIRKAGRNTSGVIIVNVDKGDKVVSIAKCPKEDEEIELDENGNIIRYNEDGERLENKTVEANDNSEESASSETPSLINDIENKEDN